One window from the genome of Paracoccus zhejiangensis encodes:
- a CDS encoding RluA family pseudouridine synthase, protein MSFSYSPPPDPPEVIHADHEILVVSKPAGLLSVPGRGEDKADCAIERLRGAFPTILLVHRLDQDTSGVMIFGLTPHAQRNLSKQFEDRKTKKAYVARVAGRLEPKTGTVDLPLIVDWPNRPRQKVDHAEGKPALTEWRVIRAGDDETRVRLFPLTGRSHQLRVHMAETGHAILGDPLYAAGAAADFPRLMLHAESLRIKHPDSGVQMTFTAPVPF, encoded by the coding sequence GTGAGCTTTTCCTACAGCCCGCCGCCCGATCCGCCCGAGGTCATCCATGCCGATCACGAGATCCTGGTGGTGTCGAAGCCGGCGGGCCTTCTGTCGGTGCCTGGTCGCGGCGAGGACAAGGCCGATTGCGCCATCGAGCGGCTGCGCGGCGCCTTTCCGACCATCCTGCTGGTGCATCGGCTGGATCAGGACACCTCCGGGGTGATGATCTTCGGGCTGACGCCCCATGCGCAGAGGAACCTGTCGAAGCAGTTCGAGGATCGCAAGACCAAGAAAGCCTATGTCGCCCGCGTGGCCGGCCGGCTGGAGCCGAAGACCGGGACCGTCGATCTGCCGCTGATTGTCGACTGGCCGAATCGCCCGCGCCAGAAGGTCGACCACGCCGAGGGCAAGCCGGCGCTGACCGAATGGCGGGTGATCCGGGCGGGTGATGACGAAACGCGGGTGCGGCTTTTCCCGCTGACCGGGCGCAGCCATCAGCTACGCGTGCACATGGCCGAGACCGGGCATGCGATTCTGGGCGATCCGCTTTATGCGGCAGGCGCGGCGGCGGATTTCCCTCGGCTGATGCTTCATGCCGAGAGTTTGCGGATAAAGCATCCCGATAGCGGCGTGCAGATGACGTTTACGGCGCCGGTGCCGTTCTAG
- a CDS encoding LysE family translocator: protein MIWDTIANIPLAQLTAFIAGGLVLNFAPGQDVFFASACGIQGGPRAGALAGFGVGLGVLFHLTLATVGLGAVVAAHPEALLAVKYAGAAYLLWLAWKSWNAGPVDPTAQAARRPWNIVRRGALSNILNPKPVLFLLAFLPQFTSPAYGAIWQQILGLGLIFAFTGMLVTIGYGVVAGYAGQVLGRRLGLVNKIAAVLFAGLALRLVAK, encoded by the coding sequence ATGATCTGGGACACCATCGCCAATATCCCGCTGGCGCAGCTGACGGCCTTCATCGCCGGCGGGCTGGTGCTGAATTTCGCGCCGGGACAGGACGTGTTCTTCGCCAGCGCCTGCGGCATCCAGGGCGGTCCGCGCGCCGGTGCGCTGGCGGGTTTCGGCGTGGGCTTGGGCGTGCTGTTCCACCTGACGCTGGCGACGGTCGGCCTTGGCGCGGTGGTGGCGGCGCATCCCGAGGCATTGCTGGCAGTGAAATATGCCGGTGCCGCCTATCTGCTGTGGCTGGCGTGGAAAAGCTGGAATGCCGGGCCGGTCGACCCGACCGCGCAGGCGGCGCGGCGGCCCTGGAACATCGTCCGCCGGGGTGCGCTGTCGAATATCCTGAACCCCAAGCCGGTGCTGTTCCTGCTGGCCTTCCTGCCGCAATTCACCAGCCCCGCCTATGGCGCGATCTGGCAGCAGATCCTGGGCCTCGGGCTGATCTTCGCCTTTACCGGGATGTTGGTCACCATCGGCTATGGCGTGGTCGCGGGCTATGCCGGGCAGGTGCTGGGCCGGCGTCTGGGGCTGGTCAACAAGATCGCCGCGGTGCTGTTTGCGGGTCTGGCGCTGCGACTGGTTGCGAAGTGA
- a CDS encoding GFA family protein — protein sequence MIAGSCLCGAVRFSGHPETPHVIACHCSQCRKWSGHVWASFHLTDARIEGEPRWFRSSDHAERGFCATCGTSLFWRLEGREALSVSAGALTDPTGLNLGEHIYAADKGDYYEIADDLPRKDQD from the coding sequence ATGATCGCGGGATCCTGCCTTTGCGGCGCGGTGCGGTTCTCGGGCCATCCCGAGACGCCGCATGTGATCGCCTGCCATTGCAGCCAGTGCCGGAAATGGTCGGGCCATGTCTGGGCCTCGTTCCACCTGACCGACGCGCGGATCGAGGGTGAGCCGCGCTGGTTCCGGTCCTCGGATCACGCCGAGCGGGGGTTTTGCGCCACCTGCGGCACCTCTCTGTTCTGGCGGCTCGAGGGGCGCGAGGCGCTGTCGGTCTCGGCCGGGGCGCTGACCGATCCGACCGGGCTGAACCTGGGCGAGCATATCTATGCCGCTGACAAGGGCGATTATTACGAGATTGCCGACGATCTGCCCCGCAAGGATCAGGATTGA
- a CDS encoding GFA family protein — translation MIAGTCLCGAVRFSGAADSPEVTACHCGMCRRWTGHVNAAFHMRAPRIEGEVRWFRSSDRAERGFCPTCGSSLFWREPGETGMAVAAGAVSHPTGLRLVGHIHVEGKGDYYRIADGLPQRGR, via the coding sequence ATGATCGCAGGGACCTGCCTCTGCGGTGCCGTGCGCTTTTCCGGCGCGGCTGACAGCCCCGAGGTCACCGCCTGCCATTGCGGCATGTGCCGGCGCTGGACCGGCCATGTGAACGCCGCCTTCCACATGCGCGCGCCCCGGATCGAGGGCGAGGTGCGCTGGTTCCGCTCCTCCGACCGGGCCGAGCGGGGGTTCTGCCCCACCTGCGGCTCGTCGCTCTTCTGGCGCGAACCGGGCGAGACGGGGATGGCCGTCGCCGCCGGGGCGGTATCGCACCCGACCGGGCTGCGGCTGGTCGGGCATATCCATGTCGAGGGCAAGGGCGATTACTACCGGATCGCCGACGGCCTGCCGCAGCGGGGGCGCTGA
- a CDS encoding GFA family protein, producing the protein MTHSAGSEFSGSCLCGQVRFEGTWGSDPLRACHCGQCRRWSGHVWAAALADRLEITGEVTWFRSSAQAERGFCPTCGSSLFWHRLGSDKIDVAAGCVDAPTGIVLSGHIYVADKGDYYAIDDGLPQVERE; encoded by the coding sequence ATGACACATTCGGCGGGCTCTGAATTTTCCGGCTCCTGCCTTTGCGGGCAGGTGCGGTTCGAAGGCACGTGGGGCAGCGACCCGCTGCGCGCCTGCCATTGCGGCCAGTGCCGGCGCTGGTCGGGCCATGTCTGGGCCGCCGCCCTTGCCGACCGGCTGGAGATCACCGGCGAGGTGACATGGTTCCGCTCCTCCGCGCAGGCCGAGCGCGGCTTCTGCCCGACCTGCGGCTCGTCGCTTTTCTGGCACCGGCTCGGGTCCGACAAGATCGACGTGGCGGCGGGTTGCGTCGATGCGCCGACCGGGATCGTGCTTTCCGGACATATCTACGTGGCCGACAAGGGCGACTACTACGCCATCGATGACGGTCTGCCACAGGTCGAACGCGAATGA
- a CDS encoding GAF domain-containing protein gives MTDYDSLSARIRALTEGETDEVALMATLACELHQSDDRFDWTGFYRVTAPDLLKIGPYQGGHGCLVIPFSRGVCGAAARTGEVQLVPDVDAFPGHIACASSTRSEIVLPVWGKDRRLIGVLDIDSDLPDAFTAEDARRLEAILHDTFGGL, from the coding sequence ATGACCGATTATGACTCCCTCTCCGCCCGCATCCGCGCCCTGACCGAAGGCGAGACCGACGAGGTCGCGCTGATGGCGACACTCGCCTGCGAGCTTCACCAGTCCGATGACCGTTTCGACTGGACCGGTTTCTACCGCGTCACCGCGCCGGACCTGCTGAAGATCGGCCCCTATCAGGGCGGGCATGGCTGCCTGGTCATCCCCTTTTCGCGCGGCGTCTGCGGCGCGGCGGCGCGAACGGGCGAGGTGCAGCTGGTGCCTGATGTGGACGCCTTTCCCGGCCATATCGCCTGCGCCAGCTCCACCCGGTCCGAGATCGTGCTGCCGGTCTGGGGGAAGGATCGCCGGCTGATCGGCGTGCTGGACATCGACAGCGATCTGCCCGACGCTTTCACCGCCGAGGATGCGCGGCGGCTGGAGGCGATTCTGCATGACACATTCGGCGGGCTCTGA
- a CDS encoding GntR family transcriptional regulator, producing MASPRTGAPRPGDRRARSRPSLQGIADLPARDRAYHDLRYRILTGRLAPGTTLLETELAALLSLSRTPVREATIRLAEEGLIAIRPRHGITVRSLTLNDVRDILDVLSALEIRAVELVARRGLARADHDRLLHLMDRMERATEAGDIAQWSEMDDDFHSTVAGLCGNDRLLSTLDEYWSQQYRPRMMIVPLRPKPTQSNIEHRRIVEALAAGDVEAARLAQQQHRARADRQQLDLLRDRLADGADRA from the coding sequence ATGGCCTCGCCTAGGACCGGGGCGCCCCGCCCCGGCGACCGTCGCGCCCGCTCGCGTCCCAGCCTGCAGGGCATCGCCGACCTGCCGGCCCGCGACCGCGCCTATCACGACCTGCGCTATCGCATCCTGACCGGGCGTCTGGCCCCCGGCACCACGCTGCTGGAAACCGAACTGGCGGCACTTCTGTCGCTGTCGCGTACCCCGGTGCGCGAGGCGACGATCCGGCTGGCCGAGGAGGGGCTGATTGCCATCCGCCCGCGCCACGGCATCACCGTGCGCAGCCTGACGCTGAACGATGTGCGGGATATTCTCGACGTGCTCTCGGCGCTGGAGATCCGGGCGGTGGAACTGGTAGCGCGGCGCGGGCTGGCGCGGGCGGATCACGACCGTCTTTTGCACCTGATGGACCGGATGGAGCGGGCGACCGAGGCCGGCGATATCGCGCAATGGTCCGAGATGGATGATGATTTCCACTCCACCGTCGCGGGGCTCTGCGGCAATGACCGGCTTCTGTCGACGCTCGACGAATACTGGTCGCAGCAATACCGCCCGCGCATGATGATCGTACCGCTGCGCCCCAAGCCGACGCAATCCAATATCGAGCATCGCCGCATCGTCGAGGCGCTGGCCGCCGGTGATGTCGAGGCGGCGCGGCTGGCCCAGCAGCAGCACCGCGCCCGCGCCGACCGCCAGCAGCTTGACCTGCTGCGCGACCGGCTGGCCGATGGCGCGGATCGTGCGTGA
- the denD gene encoding D-erythronate dehydrogenase — MVQVLILGAAGMVGRRLAQHLLASGRLGDQPVSRITAFDMVPADLEAGASGIDLKIVTGDISDAATIRALVADRPDVIFHLAAVVSGEAEADFDKGYRINLDGTRHLFEAIRAEADYRPRVVYTSSIAVFGAPFGDKIGDEFLTAPLTSYGTQKMIGELLLNDYSRRGIFDGIGIRLPTIVVRPGKPNKAASSFFSGIIREPLAGIEADLPVDDDVRHWVASPDSAVGYLVHGATMDLEPVGPRRCLTMPGLSVTVAEMLAALRDVTGEDVVARVRRKPDETIRRIVAGWPRDFDATRAAELGFVTDASFHEIIRAHQRETGHGLA; from the coding sequence ATGGTGCAGGTTCTGATTCTGGGGGCCGCGGGCATGGTCGGCCGCAGGCTGGCGCAGCACCTGCTGGCAAGCGGCAGGCTGGGCGATCAGCCCGTCAGCCGCATCACCGCCTTCGACATGGTGCCCGCCGATCTGGAGGCCGGGGCCAGCGGCATCGACCTCAAGATCGTCACCGGCGACATCTCGGACGCGGCGACCATCCGCGCGCTGGTGGCGGATCGTCCCGATGTCATCTTCCACCTCGCCGCCGTGGTTTCGGGCGAGGCCGAGGCCGATTTCGACAAGGGCTATCGTATCAACCTCGACGGCACGCGGCATCTCTTCGAGGCGATCCGGGCCGAGGCCGATTACCGCCCGCGTGTGGTCTATACCTCGTCCATCGCCGTTTTTGGCGCGCCCTTCGGCGACAAGATCGGCGACGAGTTCCTGACCGCACCGCTGACCAGCTATGGCACGCAGAAGATGATCGGCGAGCTGTTGCTGAACGATTATTCCCGCCGCGGCATCTTCGACGGCATCGGCATCCGCCTGCCGACCATCGTGGTCCGACCCGGCAAGCCCAACAAGGCGGCCTCGAGCTTCTTTTCCGGCATCATCCGCGAGCCGCTGGCCGGGATCGAGGCCGACCTGCCGGTGGATGACGACGTGCGCCACTGGGTCGCCAGCCCCGATTCCGCCGTCGGTTACCTGGTCCATGGCGCGACCATGGACCTCGAACCCGTCGGCCCACGCCGCTGCCTGACCATGCCGGGCCTCTCGGTGACCGTGGCCGAGATGCTGGCGGCGCTGCGTGACGTGACGGGCGAGGATGTCGTGGCGCGGGTTCGCCGCAAGCCGGACGAGACCATCCGCCGGATCGTCGCTGGCTGGCCGCGCGATTTCGACGCCACGCGGGCCGCGGAACTGGGCTTTGTCACCGATGCCAGCTTCCACGAGATCATCCGCGCCCATCAGCGCGAGACCGGCCATGGCCTCGCCTAG
- a CDS encoding fumarylacetoacetate hydrolase family protein, which produces MTPATNLPETGIFAGRIWRPGIGPVLVVLREGAVFDVTSPAVPTMRDLLELDDPVGWLAAMPGERVCDLADLEGETDDPDALRLISPADLQAIKASGVTFAESMVERVIEERAAGNPDLAAEIRARIGARVGDNLRGIVPGSDRAAEVKRALQEEGLWSQYLEVGIGPDAEVFTKCQPMASVGWGARVGLHPISRWNNPEPEIVLAVDSRGRIKGATLGNDVNLRDVEGRSALLLGKAKDNNASAAIGPFIRLFDAGYGLEDVRQAELTLRVEGADGFVLDGRSSMRRISRDPADLVSQTLGRHHQYPDGMMLYLGTLFAPTQDRDAPGQGFTHHPGDLVTISEPGLGALVNRVALSTDCPEWRFGTAALMRNLAARGLLATA; this is translated from the coding sequence ATGACCCCAGCCACCAACCTGCCCGAAACCGGGATCTTCGCCGGGCGCATCTGGCGACCGGGCATCGGCCCGGTGCTGGTGGTGCTGCGCGAGGGCGCGGTCTTCGACGTCACCTCGCCCGCGGTGCCGACCATGCGCGACTTGCTGGAACTGGACGATCCGGTGGGCTGGCTGGCTGCGATGCCGGGCGAGCGGGTCTGCGATCTTGCCGATCTCGAAGGCGAAACGGATGATCCCGATGCGCTGCGGCTGATCTCGCCCGCCGATCTGCAGGCGATCAAGGCCAGCGGCGTCACCTTTGCCGAATCGATGGTCGAGCGGGTGATCGAGGAACGCGCTGCCGGCAATCCCGACCTTGCCGCCGAGATCCGCGCCCGCATCGGTGCGCGCGTGGGCGACAATCTTCGGGGCATTGTCCCCGGCTCGGACCGCGCCGCCGAGGTCAAGCGGGCGCTGCAGGAAGAGGGGCTGTGGTCGCAATATCTCGAGGTGGGCATCGGCCCGGATGCCGAGGTCTTCACCAAGTGCCAGCCCATGGCCTCGGTCGGCTGGGGGGCGCGGGTCGGGTTGCACCCGATCAGCCGCTGGAACAATCCCGAGCCGGAGATCGTGCTGGCGGTGGACAGCCGGGGTCGGATCAAGGGCGCGACGTTGGGCAACGATGTGAACCTGCGCGATGTCGAGGGGCGCTCGGCGCTGCTTCTGGGCAAGGCCAAGGACAACAATGCCAGCGCCGCCATCGGGCCGTTCATCCGGCTGTTCGATGCGGGCTATGGGCTCGAGGATGTAAGGCAGGCCGAACTGACCTTGCGGGTCGAGGGCGCGGACGGGTTCGTGCTGGACGGGCGGTCCTCGATGCGCCGGATCAGCCGCGATCCCGCCGATCTGGTCAGCCAGACGTTGGGCCGGCACCACCAATATCCGGACGGGATGATGCTCTATCTCGGCACACTCTTCGCGCCGACGCAGGACCGCGACGCGCCGGGGCAGGGCTTCACCCATCACCCGGGCGATCTGGTCACCATCAGCGAGCCGGGACTGGGCGCGCTGGTCAACCGGGTGGCGCTGTCCACCGATTGCCCGGAATGGCGCTTTGGCACGGCGGCGCTGATGCGCAATCTTGCCGCACGCGGCCTGCTGGCAACGGCTTGA
- a CDS encoding IlvD/Edd family dehydratase — protein MSDTRAHKRFRSQEWFDNPNNPGMTALYLERYQNQAYTREELQSERPVIGIAQTGSDIAPCNKIHVFLIDRIKAGIRDGGGIPMEFPVHPIQETGKRPTAALDRNLAYLSLVEVLHGYPIDGVVLTTGCDKTTPAMLMGAATVDIPAIALNGGPMLDGWWKGKRAGSGTIVWESRRLLAEGKIDYDEFISRVCASAPSLGHCNTMGTASTMNAMAEALGMTLTGNSAIPAPFRERMNMAYETGKRIVQMVLDDLKPSDILSREAFENAIVVNAAIGGSTNAPPHLQAIARHAGVELTVKDWETIGFEVPLLLNMQPAGEYLGESFFRAGGVPAVMGELRKAGLIRDAAMTASGKTMGENLTGWDSGDLDVIRTVAEPLRQNAGFLVLSGNLFDSALMKTSVISADFRQRFLSQPGQEGIHEARAIVFEGPEDYHDRINDPALNIDENCILFIRNVGCVGYPGSAEVVNMQPPDALIKQGINHMPTVGDGRQSGTSESPSILNASPESVVGGGLAFLETGDRVRLDLNARTMNALVDEAEWQRRRDAWNAPELVNQTPWQEIYRKHVGQLADGGCLELATAYHKVAKSLPRDNH, from the coding sequence ATGTCGGATACACGCGCCCACAAACGCTTCCGCAGCCAGGAATGGTTCGACAACCCGAACAATCCCGGCATGACCGCGCTTTACCTGGAACGCTACCAGAATCAGGCCTACACCCGCGAGGAGTTGCAATCCGAGCGCCCGGTGATCGGCATTGCCCAGACCGGCAGCGACATTGCCCCCTGCAACAAGATCCATGTCTTCCTGATCGACCGGATCAAGGCGGGCATCCGCGACGGTGGCGGCATCCCGATGGAGTTCCCGGTCCATCCGATCCAGGAAACCGGCAAGCGCCCGACGGCGGCGCTGGACCGCAACCTCGCCTATCTGTCGCTGGTCGAGGTGCTGCACGGCTATCCGATCGACGGGGTGGTGCTGACCACCGGCTGCGACAAGACCACGCCCGCCATGCTGATGGGCGCGGCAACCGTCGACATTCCGGCTATCGCGCTGAATGGCGGGCCGATGCTGGATGGCTGGTGGAAGGGCAAGCGCGCCGGTTCAGGCACGATTGTCTGGGAAAGCCGCCGGCTTCTGGCCGAGGGCAAGATCGACTATGACGAGTTCATCAGCCGGGTCTGCGCCTCGGCCCCCAGCCTTGGCCATTGCAACACCATGGGCACGGCCAGCACCATGAATGCCATGGCCGAGGCGCTTGGCATGACCCTGACCGGCAATTCCGCCATCCCCGCCCCCTTCCGCGAGCGGATGAACATGGCTTACGAGACCGGCAAGCGCATCGTGCAGATGGTGCTGGACGACCTGAAGCCCAGTGACATCCTGAGCCGCGAGGCCTTCGAGAATGCCATTGTCGTCAATGCAGCCATCGGCGGCTCGACCAATGCGCCGCCACATCTGCAGGCCATCGCCCGCCATGCCGGGGTCGAGCTGACCGTGAAGGACTGGGAAACCATCGGTTTCGAGGTGCCGCTGCTGCTGAACATGCAGCCGGCGGGCGAATATCTGGGCGAAAGCTTCTTCCGGGCCGGCGGCGTTCCGGCGGTGATGGGCGAATTGCGCAAGGCCGGGCTGATCCGTGACGCGGCGATGACCGCCAGCGGCAAGACCATGGGCGAGAACCTGACGGGCTGGGACAGCGGCGATCTGGACGTGATCCGCACCGTCGCCGAGCCGCTACGGCAGAATGCCGGTTTCCTCGTCCTCTCGGGCAATCTCTTCGACAGCGCGCTGATGAAGACCAGTGTCATCTCGGCCGATTTCCGGCAGCGTTTCCTGTCGCAGCCGGGGCAGGAGGGCATCCACGAGGCCCGCGCCATCGTCTTCGAAGGCCCCGAGGATTACCACGACCGGATCAACGACCCGGCGCTGAATATCGATGAAAACTGCATCCTCTTCATCCGCAACGTGGGCTGCGTCGGCTATCCGGGCAGCGCAGAGGTGGTGAACATGCAGCCGCCCGATGCGCTGATCAAACAGGGCATCAACCATATGCCGACGGTGGGTGACGGGCGGCAATCGGGCACGTCGGAAAGCCCCTCGATCCTGAACGCCAGCCCGGAATCGGTGGTCGGCGGCGGGTTGGCCTTCCTCGAGACCGGCGACCGGGTGCGGCTTGACCTGAACGCGCGGACCATGAACGCGCTGGTGGACGAAGCCGAATGGCAGCGCCGCCGCGATGCGTGGAATGCGCCCGAGCTGGTGAACCAGACGCCCTGGCAGGAGATCTATCGCAAGCATGTGGGGCAATTGGCCGATGGCGGTTGCCTGGAACTGGCGACGGCCTATCACAAGGTGGCGAAAAGCCTGCCGCGCGACAATCACTAA
- a CDS encoding SDR family oxidoreductase yields MADPKTIIITGASSGIGRVTAEHFLANGWRVGLIGRREDQLREVAGDNADALALPCDVTDAAAVDAAFDQVVAKWGRVDVLFNNAGTNIPANTPDQIDPDDFRKVIDVNLNGMFLAARAAFRVMRAQEPQGGRIINNGSISAHVPRPGSIAYTASKHAVTGMTRAISLDGRPFDIACGQVDIGNALTSLAERMQRGVPQADGSIKAEPMMDAQRVAESVFYMATQPEGTNIQFLTVMATKMPFIGRG; encoded by the coding sequence ATGGCCGATCCGAAGACCATCATCATCACCGGCGCCAGCAGCGGCATCGGCCGCGTCACCGCCGAGCATTTCTTGGCAAACGGCTGGCGCGTCGGCCTGATCGGGCGGCGCGAGGACCAGCTGCGCGAGGTAGCGGGTGACAATGCCGATGCGCTGGCCCTGCCCTGCGACGTGACCGATGCGGCGGCGGTAGATGCGGCCTTTGACCAGGTGGTGGCGAAATGGGGCCGGGTGGATGTGCTGTTCAATAATGCCGGCACCAATATTCCGGCGAATACGCCCGACCAGATCGACCCCGACGATTTCCGCAAGGTGATCGACGTGAACCTGAACGGCATGTTCCTGGCCGCCCGCGCCGCCTTCCGGGTGATGCGCGCGCAGGAGCCGCAGGGCGGGCGGATCATCAACAACGGCTCGATCTCGGCCCATGTACCGCGGCCCGGCTCGATCGCCTATACCGCCTCGAAACATGCGGTGACGGGCATGACCCGGGCGATCTCGCTGGACGGGAGGCCTTTCGACATTGCCTGCGGGCAAGTCGACATCGGCAATGCCCTGACCTCGCTGGCCGAGCGGATGCAGCGCGGCGTGCCGCAGGCAGATGGTTCGATCAAGGCCGAGCCGATGATGGATGCGCAGCGCGTGGCCGAGTCGGTCTTCTACATGGCGACCCAGCCTGAGGGGACGAATATCCAGTTCCTGACCGTGATGGCGACCAAGATGCCCTTCATCGGGCGGGGCTGA
- a CDS encoding SDR family oxidoreductase produces MSLSLFNLSGKRALITGSSQGIGLALAQGLAAAGASIVLNGRDAVKLDEAADLLRLDGLDVSTLPFDVTDHAAARAAVDGFEAESGAIDILINNAGMQHRAPLEDFPAEAFQRLMQTNIASVFNVAQPVARHMIARGAGKIVNIASVQSALARPGIAPYTATKGAVANLTKGMATDWAKYGLNCNAIAPGYFDTPLNAALVADAEFSAWLAKRTPAGRWGQLPELVGAAIFLSSAASSFVNGTTLYVDGGITASL; encoded by the coding sequence ATGAGCCTGTCGCTTTTCAATCTCAGCGGCAAGCGGGCGCTGATCACCGGCTCGTCGCAGGGCATCGGCCTTGCGCTGGCACAGGGGCTGGCGGCGGCAGGGGCCTCGATCGTCCTGAATGGCCGCGATGCGGTGAAGCTGGACGAGGCCGCCGATCTGCTGCGCCTCGACGGGCTCGACGTGTCGACCCTGCCCTTCGATGTGACCGATCACGCGGCCGCCCGCGCCGCCGTGGACGGGTTCGAGGCCGAGAGCGGGGCCATTGACATCCTCATCAACAATGCCGGGATGCAGCACCGCGCCCCCTTGGAGGATTTCCCGGCGGAAGCCTTTCAGCGGCTGATGCAGACGAATATCGCCAGCGTCTTCAACGTCGCCCAGCCCGTCGCCCGCCACATGATCGCGCGGGGTGCAGGCAAGATCGTCAACATCGCCAGCGTCCAGAGCGCGCTCGCCCGCCCCGGCATTGCCCCCTATACCGCCACCAAGGGCGCGGTGGCGAACCTCACGAAGGGCATGGCGACCGATTGGGCGAAATACGGGCTGAACTGCAATGCCATCGCGCCCGGCTATTTCGACACGCCGCTGAATGCCGCGCTGGTCGCGGATGCCGAGTTCAGCGCCTGGCTGGCCAAGCGCACCCCCGCCGGTCGCTGGGGGCAATTGCCGGAACTGGTCGGCGCGGCGATCTTCCTGTCGTCGGCGGCCTCGAGCTTCGTCAACGGCACAACGCTCTATGTGGATGGCGGCATCACCGCCTCGCTGTGA
- a CDS encoding 2-hydroxyacid dehydrogenase, translating to MTDTLAIGPYLDRDATALREDFGARLLARPDEIDTLTETERAGIRGLAYAGGTPFGAAEMDKLPGLKVIANFGVGYDAIDVAAASARGIKVTNTPDVLNDDVADLAVGLLIALNRRFEPGAASIRSGDWAAKGDLPLGRKMSGRRIGVLGMGRIGREIADRLAAFKSEIHYQSRSPKDAPAGWTYHADPVELAGAVDDLVIAIVGGPATQGLVNAEVLKALGPDGVVVNISRGSVIDEDALIAALTDGTIRGAALDVFRGEPKVDQRLVKLDNLYPLPHIGSATVETRGAMGDLQRRNLRAGLDGTALSTPVN from the coding sequence ATGACGGATACGCTGGCCATCGGCCCCTATCTCGACCGCGACGCCACCGCGCTGCGCGAGGATTTCGGCGCAAGGCTGCTGGCCCGGCCTGACGAGATCGATACGCTGACCGAGACCGAGCGGGCGGGCATCCGCGGCCTCGCCTATGCCGGCGGCACGCCCTTTGGTGCAGCCGAGATGGACAAGCTGCCGGGTCTGAAGGTGATCGCCAATTTCGGCGTGGGTTACGATGCCATCGACGTTGCCGCTGCCAGCGCGCGCGGCATCAAGGTCACCAACACCCCCGATGTGCTGAATGACGATGTGGCCGATCTGGCCGTGGGCCTGCTGATCGCGCTGAACCGCCGCTTCGAACCCGGCGCGGCCTCTATCCGCAGCGGGGACTGGGCGGCGAAGGGCGACCTGCCGCTGGGGCGCAAGATGTCGGGGCGGCGCATTGGCGTCCTTGGCATGGGCCGCATCGGGCGCGAGATCGCCGACCGGCTGGCCGCATTCAAATCCGAGATCCATTACCAGTCGCGGAGCCCCAAGGACGCGCCGGCGGGCTGGACCTATCACGCCGATCCGGTCGAACTGGCCGGGGCTGTGGATGACCTGGTCATTGCCATCGTTGGCGGCCCGGCGACGCAGGGGCTGGTGAATGCCGAAGTGCTCAAGGCACTCGGCCCTGATGGCGTGGTGGTCAACATCTCGCGCGGCAGCGTCATCGACGAGGACGCGCTGATCGCGGCGCTGACCGACGGCACCATTCGCGGCGCGGCGCTGGACGTGTTCCGGGGCGAGCCGAAGGTGGATCAACGTCTGGTCAAACTGGACAACCTCTATCCCCTCCCCCATATCGGCTCGGCAACGGTCGAGACCCGTGGGGCGATGGGCGATCTGCAGCGCCGGAACCTGCGCGCGGGGCTGGACGGGACAGCATTGTCAACGCCGGTCAACTGA